A genome region from Sceloporus undulatus isolate JIND9_A2432 ecotype Alabama chromosome 1, SceUnd_v1.1, whole genome shotgun sequence includes the following:
- the POMC gene encoding pro-opiomelanocortin encodes MLASRCNSLLAILGVLLIRSVAGDHGPCADSGWCRDMDTEAEVMQCLQACRSDLSYSVSDETPVYPGNAHMQPLSEDIQKYVMSHFRWDKFGKSNDNGSKGDKADLDHKGEELHVGRGSLAAVVPASSQDHGSWEEDLGSDLESLERQEGKRSYAMEHFRWGKPVGRKRRPIKVYPNGVEEESAESYPQEFRRDLSWETDYPESDSVSDEGHPGETKKDNAQYKMHHFRWNAPSPKRKRYGGFMTSERSHTPLVTLFKNAMVKTPYKKGQ; translated from the exons ATGTTGGCTTCCCGGTGCAACAGCCTTCTGGCCATTCTTGGAGTCCTGCTGATCCGTTCAGTGGCAGGGGATCATGGGCCCTGTGCAGACAGCGGTTGGTGCCGGGATATGGACACGGAAGCCGAGGTGATG CAGTGCCTCCAAGCCTGTAGGTCGGACCTCTCATATTCTGTCTCAGATGAGACCCCCGTCTACCCGGGCAATGCTCACATGCAGCCCCTGTCAGAGGACATCCAGAAATACGTCATGAGCCATTTCCGTTGGGACAAATTTGGCAAAAGCAATGACAACGGGAGCAAAGGGGACAAGGCCGACTTGGACCACAAAGGTGAAGAACTCCATGTTGGAAGAGGCTCCCTTGCCGCTGTCGTCCCGGCTTCGTCACAAGACCATGGAAGCTGGGAAGAGGACCTCGGGAGTGACCTGGAATCCCTTGAaaggcaggaagggaagaggtCCTACGCCATGGAGCACTTCCGATGGGGAAAACCAGTTGGCCGGAAACGGAGACCCATCAAGGTCTACCCCAACGGAGTCGAGGAGGAGTCGGCAGAGAGCTACCCGCAGGAGTTCAGACGAGATCTTTCCTGGGAGACAGACTACCCCGAATCCGACTCCGTGTCTGACGAAGGCCATCCGGGTGAAACCAAGAAGGACAACGCTCAATACAAGATGCACCACTTTCGGTGGAACGCTCCATCCCCCAAGAGAAAGCGCTACGGTGGATTCATGACCTCCGAACGCAGCCATACCCCTTTAGTGACTCTTTTTAAGAATGCCATGGTCAAAACACCGTACAAGAAAGGCCAATAA